GTTTTCCAGTAAAGATCCACTTGGCAAATCAATTCTAGCACCATGATTTGCAACTATGATAACAATTCCTTTAAGAATTATATTTGTTCCAAATACTACATCACCAGCAACTGTCAACTGATCTAATTCAAGCATATTGGGGATACCCGCAAATCGTTGATTATAAGAGCTGACGCTTTTAAATTCTGCACCTAATTTCACAATAGGCACACCACCGAACTGTCGAAGGGGGTTCATCGTTAAAGTCCCATGACTCAAATTGTAGAGGTCAGACTGAACAACCAATAGATCCGAAGTACTTTTCACTGGCAAAAAACGATCGCGAGGAACATTAATTCCATgggcatttttaaaaaaatgaatagctGCTCCAGCTGCTGTCTCGAGTTGGATAAAATTTTTACCATTAATCTCCTTGACGTTAGAAATAACGTCAATATCCTTCAGGACACCAGATTCTACTACGCGTTTGATGGCTTCTATAGATATCCATAAATTAttggtattaaaaattttaaatctttttatCGATTTAAAATCGTTGATATGCTCTGCGGGAACTTGCGCAATCTCTAGTAATTTAAGCTGACCCTTGTATTCAACTAGAGTTCCCCCTTTGATATCTGCTCGAGTCCTGTCCGTAACCTCCATCAAAAATTCAGAGCCGCTCTCTTTCATATGATGGCAAATGTTGAAATTAACTGTTGCTGCTAAATTATCGATGTTCGAAATAAACAGGTACTTCTTACCCTTGTCTAACAACACTTGTAAAAGACCGGAATCATATAAAGAATGAAATACATCGCCATGTCCAGGTGGGTACCATTCACTCGCAGGAGCGTCATAAGACTGTGGCATGGGCGTCAAGGAATCTTTATATATCCTAGGATATCGTGACTGGTTAAACGTCAAAATATTGGCAGAAGATTTCTTGTACTTGTTCAAAATAGAAATCGTCTcatcatgagtattaaaagaattcATCAAGATCAAAGGGACATCGCTGTTGTATCTAGCATTCAAATACTAAATACCGAGATAGCCAGAGTAAGAAAAGGTCAATCAGAATCGACTTTTAGCGAGGATTCAAGACAGAAATACTATAGAACTAGATGCCTATATACATACTTCAATTTGCTTTACATTTAAATCCAAAAACGTATAGGTGTCTCGGACTTCAATCGCCGATTTGGGCCCTACACATCCCATCGTAGTTCCCAAACCACCATTAAGTTTCAATATGCATAACTCGTTAGCGATTTCTTTGTAGTCCACTACTTGTGGAAGTTCATGCAAAGGGATGATAAACTTATTGTCTGGAGGGTTCAAAGATGCCCAATCGATAACCTGCCTGTGATATGATAGGTATTTTTTAaaaagatgttcaaaattttgcATCTCTTTTGAAAACACCTGACATTTTGATCTGTCATAACAAGTTGACACGAGTTGCTCAATGCAATTATGCATATTGATCTGCAGGGATCCCTCTGTCTGGCAGAGGTTTTCCAAAGACGTATAACGCTTTTCAAAGTGCATTTTACTAGTCAGGTAGGGGGGTATCAGATAAAagaattgaaaaagaaataaagattgtgtttaacaaaactgttgaaatttgaaaaatgtgtactagattaaaatattttgcaagtttgagtctctgatgcaataaatagaaGTTTGATCTatagacaacaatacattttcaaactctatttacataaaacacagttaGCCATAACGGAGTATCCAGGATACGCTCTATCAATCTAGGAATAGTTGTTggaaacacagaaaaattaaaacGTAAACTATTTATCTTGTAAAATCAAGAAATTCTTTAAGTAAACGTGCTTGGGCAGGGCTAAAGCTATAGCATTTCAAGTATTCATAGAATACGGTAGTTATTTCATATATAGCCTCTGTAATGGCTGATATGAGCGTATGACAAAATTTATCAGGGGTTAAAGGGTCACCAAGGATGCAAGAATTAAAGGATAGATGCGTTGGTGAGCCAAAAACATGGATCATCTTCTGCACGTATGTTTCTGTTTCTTGTAAAAGCGTCAATAAAGAATTTAATACGACCGGTATTGTATTGTTTGCGACTACCAAGCCTAATCCATCCTCTTTGAACGATGTTGAAGTAAGTTTGGCAATAGAGCCGATACAAAACAGTAGAGTAGTCTGCTGCAGAGCCAGCGAATGAGATGGAACAACGAAGCATAGAGATTCAAAGTAAGTGGGATCCCTCCTTGGTAAATGCTTGACGATGGTTCctaaaattttgtatataaataCAGGAATCGTAGATAGTACAAATGAATAAGCTGCTGTTGGCTGTTCTCCCTGATCAAGGTATTCGCAGGTTTGAAAAATTTCATCAGAAACAGTATTAATATAGCTACAGCATGTATTAACAAACGTTTGCCACGAAGTACAGGTCAAGTCAGAATAAAAGAGCTGTCTTCTTTCCTGCTGATGATAGGCCAAGTGATACAAATCTTGGTAAGCATGCAAAAATATAAAAGAGTTTTTGGTAGATAACGCGTTCAGAAGTAAGGCATGACGGTTGGCTGCTTTAGATGACCGGGTTGTGCAAGTTGTTCTGGAAGAGTGTAGATCAATTGGTAATAGCTGGTCAAAAGAAAGGTGTTCAGTATGAACGATACTGGCGATGTGCCATACCATCTCCAAAATAATCACAGTACTTGAGATGTCGACGAGACGGCCCAAAACCAAAGAAATGGAGAGGTCCCTTGGATTTATTAACGTATATATAAGAGTAAATAAAGGATTCTTAAAGATCTGTAAAAAAACATGATCTCTATCTTGTTGATATTGATATCTGAAATCAGATGTTGAAACATGATCTGAGTTGGGAAGACCTAGCGAATCAGCCAAGTGCTCTTCTTCTGCTCTTTGATAATGTAAGGTATAGTATTTTTTTAAGTCTCCTGATCCACTAAATACAGGTAACCAAAGAGGAATAGACATTCGGATTAGAAATAATATGGCCAGTAACGATAACAGACATTTTAACATTTGAATTGAACTGCGGATAGACAAAGGAAATGCGAGTCGAATTCGTGCCAATCTTCGCTGAATGACGGTTGTAAAATTCAAATGGTAATAAGCTCTAGAATATAAATGGTACAGTGAAGCAGAGATAAAAGCCCAAAGAATTTTGCTGAAAGTATCCAAAATCAGAGATTCCTGAAAATGGAAGTTGGAACCCAAATTGGCACTATATGTACATGCACAAATAGCAATTAGACGATAAATAGGAAGACAGATGTTAGAAAATATAAAAGCCTTGATCACATCATTCTTAACTATTTATCACTGATTATTGCAACTCAGAGGCAAGATACTTATTTGAGAGGTCCACACTCTGCTGCCGATACACGTCTAAAAAATACGTTATGGTTTTACTAGGAAGCCGTAACGCAACGGTTCGGTAAGCAAGGGGATGTAAGTATCTGAGCAAAAATTGTGAATCAAACATCAACAATCTCCTTCGTGGAAGAGGAAGGCCAGCTCTATTGCATAATAAAGCCGTCTTATCTATTTTCACTTAGAGCGACATAGCAGACGACATTCTGAGTTACATAACTATGAGATGTGCACAGTTGGTGTTAACTAACTAGGAACCAGGTTTTTGGTAAGTACCTCTTTATGAATTCAGGTGAGATGAACACTAGAAAAAAGACAGTTATGTCAATAAAAAACAGGCCAACTTTTCTTCTAATTGTAAAGCCAAGACTTGTATAGATAGATGCATTGATTAACGCGATGCGGATAAATATAAATGGGATGGCTAGTAGATATGCTGCCGAGACAAAGCAGACAAATGGGAGAAAGACAGCTGTACTCCAAAGGAAAACACCGTATCTTTTCCATTTGAGCGGGGCCTCTAGGTATTTTTGAATTTCATCGCGTTCCGACGAGGCGTAGGAAGAGAAGGACATAAGGAATGCGCACTAGACGGGCAGCACTAGCTATGAAGAATTGTATTAAATATATGTACAGAAATACTATGCAAGTTTTGTATGAAGGGTTTTCCATTTGTCGCTGTAGCGCTGATAAAACATTGCCTATATCTTCGCAAACTGAGAGAAAAGGCCATTTTTTTTACTTAGAATTATTTGCATAAGTCATAGGCTTTGTGGAATGTATTTATAGAACAAAAATATTGGTATCGCGATAGTTAAACTTATGAACAAAGAGCACACAAAAGAGgccaaatataaaaaaataatttaaacatcACCAGATAGCGCCTGTTTGATTTGGTTGACAGCTGCAACTGGCCTGTTGGATATTATTAATTCCCTCGCGAAGGGTGCTGTTTTGTAAATGATGTCCTTTAAATATTCTAGGAGGGCGCTTCAGGTTGTCATACTCAAGGCTACACGTAGTACACCAAAACCCTCGAAAGAGAAGTACATTAAAAGTAGGTGCTGTAGTATATGCCATTATGGTACAGTCTCAGTACCAGAATTTATATGTGGGGGTCATATTATTGGAAATTACCCTTTacttataggatttttgaaacaacAGTTATCACGATAAATACTTTCAATAGAGAAGCCGTCATTGATATCATATCAACACTGGGCAAGAGGTTAGAGAAAAACAGTTGGCACGTATGAGACTAGATGATAAAGCTGAAAATTGTTTGCATAACTGTGGGGATAGAAAAGTCATCATTAAACATCTGAGTAATTGAGTTTAAAAATCAGAATTTGATATGCACGATACTATAGATTGCCTAGATTTTAAAATCTATAGGGCTTACTTTTGCTCACAATATCTAGGCCGTCCTGAAAGCATTAATAATTATTCATCATTGCTTCAGAGAAGGAAGTCCAGCTTTCATAGAATGTCTAAAGACTAGATCGGTACAAATGTTCAATCTCAAACAGTTCTCAATATCACCCCTTCCACAAGGTATCCTATTTTGAATTTGTATGTTTGGTGTCAGATGTGGCGGGTACTTCGTTGAAAAGTTGAGCTGAGACAAAATCGGCCACAATTCTTGCATGTGttcaaacaaaattaattatattaagGGGTCAATGGCTACCATAGTAAAGCAGCATAGAAAAAGACTCAGGAGATgttttaaatttgtgtcgtacatgTTTCTATTCATATAAGacgaaagacgaattttgggtgaTGTAATGAATCTGGTCGAATCTTTTTTGTTGGTCGTTGCACAAAGATTTTTTCTGTATATAATTACTACTTGACACTAGATTCAATATGGCTAGTCTGTGCGGATTTGTGCTGTGTTGAATCAGAGCGTCTTGCTCAACACGAGTCAAGTTCTTAATTTCTAATACTCAAAGTTTTAGCTAAATTTGTTGGTGTTCATAAATTGTTTGTCAGTGTAAATTTAACGATGTTTTTTATCGCCCCGCCTTTAATGagtttgtgtttttttctttcttggaaAATGCAATGTCACTAAAAATGTTTGAATTGAAGTTTTGTTGTCCTCTACTATCACTGTAGGCCATATTTACTCTATTTTCGTAAGGAAATATTCCAAGCACCTAGAGGAACAAGTAAGTTGCTTCTGTTACCTTGGATTTCAGTTTAATAGAAAGCTAGATTGCTGCAAGAATCTGAGTATAAAAGATAGTCTTAaatatattcctgaaattcaaTGTCAATTCAACACTCTTCTGAACTGTAAAATGCGTACTGGCTACGTCACTAAACACCCCCTGTCCATAGCAGCGTACACGCTCCTAATAAAAGATAGTCTGGATTTGTACCTCATTCTTAATGAGGGCATTCTTAGGCTGGTGGATCGGTGCTTCGAGATGGATAAAGAAGATGCCAAACAAGTATTGAGTATTTATACTCTTTTCATCCAGGAGACGGACTGCTTGATTTCATTGTATTCGATTGTCTCTGATTTTGCGAAAGACTTGCCTCAAATACAAAGACCTAAAGCGAATTTTATCAAATCGCTTCAAGACCACATCAACAGATTAGATAATGAACATGATGTACCCAGGTCATCTCCCAGCGATATGGCTCATCAAACTAGCCAGAATCCAATTAAACCACATTACGAGTCTAGCCCGTCTGTGGTAGAATCCGATAATCTGACTGAAAATGGCCAAAATACGGGACTTGTAGTTGACGCGAGAAATACGAATAGTAGGTATCAgccatccggatttaatacaacatacaCACCAAATGATCTGAAGCCTATGCTTGATGCAAAAGAGACGAATAGTGGAAATCAGCCAGCAGAACTCAATACATCAAAATACCCGCCAAACGTTGCAAAATCCGAAAATGATAGCACAGATAAATCTCTAAACAACTATTCGAATAACTGTGCTAGTCCAGGCCTTGATACAGCAGTAAAGTCAGATAGTGTAAACACGCAGATCCTAGTAAACCCGAATGTTACTCGCGAAATAAACAGCAACATAATCGACACCACAGATGATTGGAAATCGTTACATTCAAATCAACATCTACAAGGCGGGCAAGAGAATATTCCTGATCTGCTGTCAGATGTCACTTTCCCTTTCTATATCTATACCTCAAACACCTCTCAACTTTCTTCTTTCGAAAACCCATTTCGACTGCCGACGAACGCGCCTATGAGACATCAAGATCGCATGCACGAAGATAACTGCGGTGATGCATGGAAAAATCAGTTAGGAAACGCCATCCAGCAGGAAGGCCCATTTCTTCAATCATTGAAACTAGACTCTACTAAGTCAAGCTGCTACTATCCGGCACAGTCAAGACCACCGGAAGTCAAGCCAACACTTTTCGAAGATCTTATCGCATCTGAGCCACGAAGACATATTCACAGCTCAATCAATCCTGTATACGCAAATACGTCAAAAGATACTATAAATACGCCAGATCACATGGCTCCGTTCATAAAAGACGTGGATACAACAACCATTGATAGACCCAATTTTCATGATTATTCACACAATCCGTTTTCACCGTCGCCTGTCAAAGAAGCATTGCATCCAAATCCTTTTTATCAAACGTTACCTGTGAAAAACCAAGCAACCATCCACGATTCAGAGAATAACATCCAAGAGTTGGTTTACTTGAGCGAAACCAATAATGATGATAAACCCAAAGATTATTATAACAGTTCGTATAATCCATTTCTCCAGAGATAAAGGTCTACTTCTCATCATCGCAAAATATAGCGCCTTCATTCTCATACGCCTCGTTTATACAAATCATTTCACCAGAAATAAGCGTgcgtatattggttacatttcagacGCACAttctacaaatgacgaaaatatatGTATCTAATCTGCTATTTACCGGTACAACGACACGggccataaataaaaaaaacatggaaagagatttttaaaaaaaaggatgccTTAATGCTTTTTCTGGAGTGATTCTCTGTCTTGGGTCTAACGCCAAGCATTCATTGATTAAATCAGCTAGCCTTTTTACCAATTCCTTGTCTTCCGCTTTGATCATACTCCCGTAACTCTCTTCAATTTCTAGAGCCAATATTCTGGTTGATTTCTGAGGTATTTCGACATGCTTTAAAATGACTTTGTTGGGATTGAATGCGTCGGGTGTTCTTTCCAAGAATGTTCCGTCATTTGCAAAGTATTGCTCCACGAAATTCGGGTGACAAAGCTGCAACATTTTTTTAGAAAACGGTCCTTTGATAGCCATGATCAATTTTAGATGGTGATTATCATTTTCGGATGGTAGTAAGTAGCGTCCAGTAGCCAATTCGTAAAGGCAGCATCCCATCGACCACATATCAAGTTGGAATGGATACATCATACCAAGTATAATTTCTGGTGCCCGGTAAAATCTGGACACAAGGTTAGCTGTTAACTCAAATTCCTGCGTCTCAAACGCAGATCCGAAATCGCCCAGTTTGACTTTAGTTCGATCTTCGCTTACTAAAATGTTGTCCGGTTTCAGGTCAGCATGAACGATGCTATTCTTCCTCAGCAAATCCAACGCCTTAAAAAGTTGAAACGCATAAATACGAACGCCCTGGATAGAAATTCCAACATTGTGTCCATATTTCTTGACTACCTCTCTTAGATTGAGGTCCAATGCTTCGAACACCAAACACAAGTGATCTCGTTCCTCAAAGGAAGTGATCATTCGCAGGCAATGACATTTGTCTTCTGGGTCTGCATCGTTTAGACGgcgaataatttttatttctttacgcCCAGCACGTTTCATATGAGGATTGTTTCTCAAAAATTTAATCGCCACGTACACAGGTGAATTAGGAACAGACTTGGAAATATCTCGAGCCTTAATTACATTCGAATACACACCCTTTCCATAATATCCAAGTACTTCATACGACCCATGCAAGGTCTCTCCAGCCGAAAATTCATAGTAACCTTCGTCGTCATCTGTCGGTTCAACAGCTCTGAACCTGCTGTTCGCGTTTAGAAGAATTGTATTAGAATTTTTGGTGTCATCTTCCttaaaattttcagaaaacatatCATCTTCATCTCCTATTCTAACCGCCAATTTGTTAAACAAAGAACTATACGGAATCGCGCTTGATACGTGCTTTGCTGATGGCACTTTATTTGATGCGGATGAGTGGGACTGGTGATCAGATAAATTTTGGTTATCGTTCGCCTTAGATGTCTCATTCAAATCATGGTCCTTTCGTTCTTTATCGCTGTGGCGATGAGACAATGAAGCATCACATTTTTGTTGATATGATGTCTGCCTGTCAGCATCAGTGGGTCTGTGCACATTCTCTTCACCTGTATTAATTAGCTGAGAACCTTCAGTATCTAAAGCTTCTGATTTTTTAATGTCGACACCTGATGCAACTGCTTCTTCCTTATTTCCATCCACTACGTCCTGCTTGCCCATACCAGAGTTTGCGTTGTTCATATTATTCGCACTATCGTCAGAATTTCCATTTGAATAAACTGCCTTTAGTTTTCTCAGCGTGTGGCGTATCTCCTGCGTTTTCTGCATCAAATGCTCCTCAGAAGACTCTTCTAAAAGTTTGAGCTGCATGTCCACTTTTTTCTTAAACTCTTCATcttctacctctctatctaaagATGAACGTTTACGGCTTGAACCAGTTCTATGTTCGGGGTGTGGACTATTAGAGGATTGATGAGAAGTGCTGTAGTATGGACTTGACTTCGTACTACTAATATACGAACTTTGATAACTAGAAGAAGACTCAGAACGGTCACCGTGTTTATGACTAGACACTGGCCTTTTAATGAAAAAAAGTTAGGAGTATTGCTCACGCTCGCCCTAATAAGTATGTGCACCAAAAATGTACCTGGAGCTAGAATGATGGTAAATTTCTATATTATGCTTTGACCTGACGTGTCCTTGAGCAGGTGAGCGCGGATCTTCCCTAGAACGTTTTGGCCTAACATAAGATGTGAGGTATAAGTacacaaattgatttttttttattacgagATATCTGTCGAAGCGGGTACCTTTCGCGCCGAGGTATATCCATTTTAGCTGGTAGGAGAGAAGCTGATTTACAAAAGCGGTTAATACCCGTGTATAATTCTAACTAACCAAAGTTtggcaaaataattattttttctattAGAACCAATAAGATCATATTGTAAGCTTTCACACAGAAAGACCAACGACAGCCACGGCAATATCATCGTCTCAAAGGTGTAATTTAGAGCGCAGCCTTGTCTCCCTTGAATACCAATGTTGATGTTGCCATATTTGGTAAAATCGTTCATGCAAGAAAGCTGTAGATAAAAGCAGACACTCGTAGAAAAC
The Schistocerca gregaria isolate iqSchGreg1 unplaced genomic scaffold, iqSchGreg1.2 ptg000892l, whole genome shotgun sequence DNA segment above includes these coding regions:
- the LOC126324754 gene encoding uncharacterized protein LOC126324754 isoform X2; protein product: MSFSSYASSERDEIQKYLEAPLKWKRYGVFLWSTAVFLPFVCFVSAAYLLAIPFIFIRIALINASIYTSLGFTIRRKVGLFFIDITVFFLVFISPEFIKSKILWAFISASLYHLYSRAYYHLNFTTVIQRRLARIRLAFPLSIRSSIQMLKCLLSLLAILFLIRMSIPLWLPVFSGSGDLKKYYTLHYQRAEEEHLADSLGLPNSDHVSTSDFRYQYQQDRDHVFLQIFKNPLFTLIYTLINPRDLSISLVLGRLVDISSTVIILEMVWHIASIVHTEHLSFDQLLPIDLHSSRTTCTTRSSKAANRHALLLNALSTKNSFIFLHAYQDLYHLAYHQQERRQLFYSDLTCTSWQTFVNTCCSYINTVSDEIFQTCEYLDQGEQPTAAYSFVLSTIPVFIYKILGTIVKHLPRRDPTYFESLCFVVPSHSLALQQTTLLFCIGSIAKLTSTSFKEDGLGLVVANNTIPVVLNSLLTLLQETETYVQKMIHVFGSPTHLSFNSCILGDPLTPDKFCHTLISAITEAIYEITTVFYEYLKCYSFSPAQARLLKEFLDFTR
- the LOC126324752 gene encoding uncharacterized protein LOC126324752, giving the protein MMSFKYSRRALQVVILKATRSTPKPSKEKYIKIITINTFNREAVIDIISTLGKRLEKNSWHAVLKALIIIHHCFREGSPAFIECLKTRSVQMFNLKQFSISPLPQVLLSSTITVGHIYSIFVRKYSKHLEEQVSCFCYLGFQFNRKLDCCKNLSIKDSLKYIPEIQCQFNTLLNCKMRTGYVTKHPLSIAAYTLLIKDSLDLYLILNEGILRLVDRCFEMDKEDAKQVLSIYTLFIQETDCLISLYSIVSDFAKDLPQIQRPKANFIKSLQDHINRLDNEHDVPRSSPSDMAHQTSQNPIKPHYESSPSVVESDNLTENGQNTGLVVDARNTNSRYQPSGFNTTYTPNDLKPMLDAKETNSGNQPAELNTSKYPPNVAKSENDSTDKSLNNYSNNCASPGLDTAVKSDSVNTQILVNPNVTREINSNIIDTTDDWKSLHSNQHLQGGQENIPDLLSDVTFPFYIYTSNTSQLSSFENPFRLPTNAPMRHQDRMHEDNCGDAWKNQLGNAIQQEGPFLQSLKLDSTKSSCYYPAQSRPPEVKPTLFEDLIASEPRRHIHSSINPVYANTSKDTINTPDHMAPFIKDVDTTTIDRPNFHDYSHNPFSPSPVKEALHPNPFYQTLPVKNQATIHDSENNIQELVYLSETNNDDKPKDYYNSSYNPFLQR
- the LOC126324744 gene encoding UTP--glucose-1-phosphate uridylyltransferase 2-like, which produces MHFEKRYTSLENLCQTEGSLQINMHNCIEQLVSTCYDRSKCQVFSKEMQNFEHLFKKYLSYHRQVIDWASLNPPDNKFIIPLHELPQVVDYKEIANELCILKLNGGLGTTMGCVGPKSAIEVRDTYTFLDLNVKQIEYLNARYNSDVPLILMNSFNTHDETISILNKYKKSSANILTFNQSRYPRIYKDSLTPMPQSYDAPASEWYPPGHGDVFHSLYDSGLLQVLLDKGKKYLFISNIDNLAATVNFNICHHMKESGSEFLMEVTDRTRADIKGGTLVEYKGQLKLLEIAQVPAEHINDFKSIKRFKIFNTNNLWISIEAIKRVVESGVLKDIDVISNVKEINGKNFIQLETAAGAAIHFFKNAHGINVPRDRFLPVKSTSDLLVVQSDLYNLSHGTLTMNPLRQFGGVPIVKLGAEFKSVSSYNQRFAGIPNMLELDQLTVAGDVVFGTNIILKGIVIIVANHGARIDLPSGSLLENKVVTGELHILDH
- the LOC126324753 gene encoding uncharacterized protein LOC126324753 isoform X2 — protein: MQLKLLEESSEEHLMQKTQEIRHTLRKLKAVYSNGNSDDSANNMNNANSGMGKQDVVDGNKEEAVASGVDIKKSEALDTEGSQLINTGEENVHRPTDADRQTSYQQKCDASLSHRHSDKERKDHDLNETSKANDNQNLSDHQSHSSASNKVPSAKHVSSAIPYSSLFNKLAVRIGDEDDMFSENFKEDDTKNSNTILLNANSRFRAVEPTDDDEGYYEFSAGETLHGSYEVLGYYGKGVYSNVIKARDISKSVPNSPVYVAIKFLRNNPHMKRAGRKEIKIIRRLNDADPEDKCHCLRMITSFEERDHLCLVFEALDLNLREVVKKYGHNVGISIQGVRIYAFQLFKALDLLRKNSIVHADLKPDNILVSEDRTKVKLGDFGSAFETQEFELTANLVSRFYRAPEIILGMMYPFQLDMWSMGCCLYELATGRYLLPSENDNHHLKLIMAIKGPFSKKMLQLCHPNFVEQYFANDGTFLERTPDAFNPNKVILKHVEIPQKSTRILALEIEESYGSMIKAEDKELVKRLADLINECLALDPRQRITPEKALRHPFF
- the LOC126324753 gene encoding uncharacterized protein LOC126324753 isoform X1 → MDIPRRERPKRSREDPRSPAQGHVRSKHNIEIYHHSSSRPVSSHKHGDRSESSSSYQSSYISSTKSSPYYSTSHQSSNSPHPEHRTGSSRKRSSLDREVEDEEFKKKVDMQLKLLEESSEEHLMQKTQEIRHTLRKLKAVYSNGNSDDSANNMNNANSGMGKQDVVDGNKEEAVASGVDIKKSEALDTEGSQLINTGEENVHRPTDADRQTSYQQKCDASLSHRHSDKERKDHDLNETSKANDNQNLSDHQSHSSASNKVPSAKHVSSAIPYSSLFNKLAVRIGDEDDMFSENFKEDDTKNSNTILLNANSRFRAVEPTDDDEGYYEFSAGETLHGSYEVLGYYGKGVYSNVIKARDISKSVPNSPVYVAIKFLRNNPHMKRAGRKEIKIIRRLNDADPEDKCHCLRMITSFEERDHLCLVFEALDLNLREVVKKYGHNVGISIQGVRIYAFQLFKALDLLRKNSIVHADLKPDNILVSEDRTKVKLGDFGSAFETQEFELTANLVSRFYRAPEIILGMMYPFQLDMWSMGCCLYELATGRYLLPSENDNHHLKLIMAIKGPFSKKMLQLCHPNFVEQYFANDGTFLERTPDAFNPNKVILKHVEIPQKSTRILALEIEESYGSMIKAEDKELVKRLADLINECLALDPRQRITPEKALRHPFF
- the LOC126324754 gene encoding uncharacterized protein LOC126324754 isoform X1, coding for MSFSSYASSERDEIQKYLEAPLKWKRYGVFLWSTAVFLPFVCFVSAAYLLAIPFIFIRIALINASIYTSLGFTIRRKVGLFFIDITVFFLVFISPEFIKSANLGSNFHFQESLILDTFSKILWAFISASLYHLYSRAYYHLNFTTVIQRRLARIRLAFPLSIRSSIQMLKCLLSLLAILFLIRMSIPLWLPVFSGSGDLKKYYTLHYQRAEEEHLADSLGLPNSDHVSTSDFRYQYQQDRDHVFLQIFKNPLFTLIYTLINPRDLSISLVLGRLVDISSTVIILEMVWHIASIVHTEHLSFDQLLPIDLHSSRTTCTTRSSKAANRHALLLNALSTKNSFIFLHAYQDLYHLAYHQQERRQLFYSDLTCTSWQTFVNTCCSYINTVSDEIFQTCEYLDQGEQPTAAYSFVLSTIPVFIYKILGTIVKHLPRRDPTYFESLCFVVPSHSLALQQTTLLFCIGSIAKLTSTSFKEDGLGLVVANNTIPVVLNSLLTLLQETETYVQKMIHVFGSPTHLSFNSCILGDPLTPDKFCHTLISAITEAIYEITTVFYEYLKCYSFSPAQARLLKEFLDFTR